From the Leptospira inadai serovar Lyme str. 10 genome, the window CCGCTTGTTCCGCCAAATCCCTGTTTGCGTATCCGATCGTTGCCACCGTTTCGCTCAAATTTGCGGGGTTTAGAGCCGCATGCGTTTCGGATACCGAAATAGTCTTTCCGTTGATGATAGGAAAGACTCGGAGAGGAAATCGATTTCGAATTTCACGCAATCCTTTGTTTAGCTTCTCCCTTTCATCTTGGAGGGAAAAATCTCGAATTGGCTCGTTCTTCAAAGCTTGCGATTCGGTTCCAAAGTTCATGCGTTTGCCTTCTTATGAATGTCTAAAAGCTTGATTCTATCAGTTTTTTTGGAATAAATGTTCTTCAAAAAACCTTCGTTAGTAGAGTTTTCTAATAATCTTCGAACTAGATATGCCATACCGGGAATGACCTCCCCTACCGGAGAGTATTCCCTAACACCTATTCCTAATTTTATGAGCGCCTTTTTGTAAGGATCTCCCATTCCGTAGAGCATTTGAATTTCATAATCTTCTTTCGGAATTTTTAATTCGTCGGATAAGGTAAGGGCATAAGCGATGCTTCGAATATTATGAGTTGCGAAAGCGGGAAAAATATGAGGGTGAGATTTTAAAAGTAGTTCCGTACATTGCTCGTAGTTGATGTCCGTTTCGATTTTAGTGAGAAATACGGGAGGCTCCCATCCTTTTTGTCTGGATTGGACTATTTCGTATTCCCAATATGCGCCTTTTACCAATCTTACGGTTAGTGGATATTTTCGATTTTTAGAAATTTCTATGACTCTATTTAGGTCTCGTAAAGAGCTTCGAAGATAGGCCTGTATGACTAGACCGAAATGTCGGTAATCCTGAAATCGGGTTTCGGAAAATAGCTCCAGTGCCGCGGTCAGTATGATTTCTTTCGTTTCATATTGCTCTAAATCCAGGTTTACGAAAATATTCTTGGACATTGCCGATTCGAAAATAGGTCGTAATCTATCCTTCAATACGGCAACCGATCGGTCGAATGCCAAAGGATCGAGTTGAGAGTAAAGAGCGGAGCATTTTACGGATACGTTCCCGTCGGCTTTCCTATTCGGTAAAAATGAGCTTAGTACTCGAAGTTTTCCATCGTCGGAAATATCTTTTATTAGAGTCAGATATTTTTGCGAATATTCGGAGGCTTCGTTCTCCGAAAGAACCGCTTCCCCCAGAATATCGATCGTATTTGATATTCCGATTTTATAACGTTCATATATCGTCTTTTTGGCTTTCCCATAATTCTTTCCCACTATAAAGAATCGGGCAAAGAAAAGGATCATTTTTCCGGTGATTCGGGAGAGTATGAAGGAAGAGAACGGATTCGATAAGAGCGCCTTTAATCCGAATTTAAATAGGCTCGGAAGTTCGGTCGGGCTTTCGATAAAGTATAAGCGAATATGATCCGAGATTTGCTTCCAGGTTTTTAAAGTGGGAAAAACGTCCGCAAAACGGAAGGCTTGGACTTTCAAGTTGGGTCGGTCATCCAAAACGGAAAGCGATTTGGAAAAAAAGGAATAAGAACTAAAGATCGGTGTCTCGAACTTATCGCTGGTCGAAAAGAGAGTAATTCCTTTTTGAATTACCTTTTCGTTTAACGAAACGATTTCTTCGGACATGATATCGGTTTTCACATTCATGGTGCCAATAATTCTTAGACCGCCTTTATGCTTTAGAACGTTTCGGGTTCCCGTAAGCGATAAATTTAGAAGGAGATCTTTCCCGAAAATCGAACCTTTCTAAAAACAGGCAAAGAAGAATATTTTCTTTTCGTTTTTTTTCTTCGGAATAAAGGAAAACTAGATAAAAATTAAAATATTCGAAACAAACTTTTTACGCGCATGTGATTTAAACGGGTGAAAGTTCGTTTTTCGGTCGTTATTTAGCGAATCGACTGACAATTCGGATTTACAGCTTGGACGTATTCGAGAGGCGACTCTCCTAGGACCTCCGAGCCCTGGAATTTTCCGGAAAGATTTAAGGTTCCTTTTTTATAGGCCTCTTCCCAATCTTTTTGAAATCGGTTCGCTAATTTTGCGTAAGACCAATGCCATTTTTCCTCGTTGTATCCCTTATTCCCTCGTTCCGACTTCGGTGAATAAGGCTGACAGAAGCCGTATTTTGCGGCGTTTTTCGTCATCCAACTATATAGTTTTTCCCCACGTCCACCTTTCTCAAAATAAGAATTTTCTAAAGCGTTTAAATCTATATCCGTTCCCCAATGATGGCGGGACGTTCCCGGTGCGCTTGAAAATTCCAAGATTAACGAAACGATTTGGTTAGGAGATTTTCCCTGAACGGCCTCTCTCATTTTTCGTTTTCCGGTGAACTTATCTTCCCATATTCCTTTTTGATCATTGAAGGAACGTTGCGCCGATACGATGAACGGAATTTGCCTTTCTTCCGGATGATCCTTCTTATAAGCCTCGATTAATCGCAGATAGGCGTTCAAGGTTTCTTTTCGTAAAAGGAAGACGCGCGTATCACCGGGGTTTTTATACGAGGTCAGAATTTTTTCGGAAGGGTACTGTCCGATTAGATAGGAGATCTGCGATTGTCCTAAATAAGGATCCGCATCGCTTTCCGCAAATCCGTAATGAGCGAATAAATAGAGGGTCGATAAGACTGCAAAAAAAAGACAAAACTTGAGGATCCGCGAACTCATATTTTCCATCTTATCCCGGACAAAGAGAGAGAAAAGGGATTTTTGTAAACCGTAATGAACCTTTCCTTTTATGCTAAGCAAAAAATCAACGAATCCGATTCGATTCAGCAAGAAATTTGGATTGAAGTTCATTTAAAAACAGAAATTTCTTGTAAAAACTATTTAGGAGATTTCGGATGAAACGACTCGTCATTCTTTTTCTACCGCTTGCGCTATTTACGAATTGCTATGTGATAGACAAGATCGGACTTACTATCCCTGAGAAAGTAAAAGGAGACGAGGCTAAGAATAGGATCGTAACGAGCGCCGTTATCGGTGCATCCGTAAATCCAAACTCTTCTTCGATTATTGCCCTGGTCTCCTATCAACTCGCGAATGTGGACGAAAGCAAATATTATAATAAAGCGGACGTCGACGACTGCGCAAACCGGGCTCTTCTGATTAACCTAAGTTCGCTTAAGATCGGCGGATTCGACTGTAATTTGGCGGCGGATAAGATAATTATCCCCTACGTTTACTAAACTTTCATAAAGAACTAGACGCTGCCGAAAGCTTTCGAACGGAAACTTCGAAGGCTTTCAATTCGAAAACAGGAGAGCCCCTTCCGTAAACCGATTCGAGATCTCGTATTTTTCAAGATCCCCGATGCTTCCGAATTTTTCGGCGTCTTCCCTGCTGACTTCTATCCATTCCCTATCTTCTCTCAAATCGGCGATTCTAAAGTCGGGCAGACCGCTTTGACGAACCCCCAGGAGTTCTCCGGGACCTCGTAATTTAAGATCCGCTTCGGATAAAACAAAGCCGTCGTCCGAATCCAATAGAGCTTGGATTCTATACTTGGCTTCCTCGGTAGTTTGCGACTCCGTTAAGAGAATACAAAAACTTTCATGACTTCCCCGACCGACTCTTCCGCGAAGCTGGTGAAGTTGAGAGATTCCGAAGCGATCCGCATGTTCGATAACCATCACCGACGCATTGGGTACATCGACTCCCACTTCGATGACCGTCGTACTGACTAAAATCTGTACGGTGTTTTGCTGAAACGATTTCATCACTCTGTCTTTTTCCGCGGCATCCAATTTACCGTGGAGTAGGCCGACGGAAAATTCAGGAAATACTTCTTTGCGAAGAGTTTCGTATCCTTCGATACAGGACTTGAGATCCGATTTTTCGGACTCTTCCACTAACGGATAAACGATATAACATTGGCGTCCTTGGGTTACGTATTTGCGAATCGAGTTGTACACTCCGCTTCTTCTATCATTCGTAAACCAATGCGTTTTAATCGGCTTTCTGCCGGCGGGTCTATTCCGGAGAGTAACAAGTTCCAGATCGCCGTATAAGGTTAAGCAAAGAGTTCTTGGAATCGGAGTAGCCGTCATTGCGAGAATATCCGGATTTTTTCCCTTGGCTCTAAGCTTTTCCCTTTGTTCCACTCCGAACTTATGTTGCTCGTCGATAACGACTAAACCGAGATCCTTGAATTCTACGTCGTCTTGAAATACGCTATGAGTTCCGATGATAAACGAAGATTCTCCCTTTTTGATTCGGTATAATTTTTCCGCGCGAGCCTTCTTGGGTTCTTTACCGACCAAAATCTCGATTCCCAAAAAAGGCATATTCCCTAAGAAATTCAGGATAGTTTGATAATGTTGCCGGGCCAGGATCTCCGTCGGCGCGACCATGCATACTTGGATATTATTATCCGTGTAACGAAGAGCCGTTAACAATGCGACAAGAGTCTTTCCGGAGCCTACGTCGCCCTGCAAAAGGAAGGCCGCGGGTCTATCGGTCTTGGTACCTTCCTCGATCTTGGTCAGACTTTCTTTTTGATCCTTCGTAAGTTGGAAAGGTAGATTAGGAATTAGGCTCTTTGCAGTCGGTGATTCGGGTAAAGGCCAAAATACGCGGGGAATTTTTGCCCGTTGGGATTTCTTATACTCTATTAGCAAATTAAAATAATATAATTCTTCGTACTTGAATCTCGTCCTGGCTTTCAGTAAATTCCCGTCTTCCGTGGGGAAATGTATCTCTTTAAACGCAATCGCTCGTTGTAAAAGATTTCTTTTAGTAACGACTTCTTTGGGGAGAATTTCCGGTATTTTCCCATCCAAAGTTTCCAGCGCATGAAATACCAGCCGTCTTAGTCCCCTAGAGTCCAAATGCTCTTCGCGAAGAGCCTCCGTAGTGGAATAAAGCGGTATGATTCTTCCCGTATGAATCGATTCCGGCAGGTCTTCCCCGCTTAATTCGGCGTTGCCTCCGTAAGAAAGAACTTCGTAATCCGGATGAATTAATTGAAAACCGCGAAAGTATTCCAATTTGCCGGTCGCCGCAATCAGCAGACCCGACTGTAATATTCTTCGAAAATATTGAATTCCTTTAAAGAACACGAGGTTGACCGACTCGTTATTTTTAGTTTTAGCGGAAACTACAAGTCTGGATTTTCTACCGTGAGCAAGATAAGAATCGATTATTTCTAAAATAAGGGTTACCGATTCTCCTTGTTTCAGGAGAATATTTTCGGTAAGATTTCGATCCAAGTATTTGCGAGGAAACCAAAGCAGAAGGTCTTGGAGTGTTTTTATTCCTATGGTTTCTAGGACTTCCTGCTTCCTCGGTCCTACACCTTTTAAAATTCCGACCGGACTGGATAATCCGACAGTGACGGTTTTTTTTTCAGAGGCCGAGTTCTTCATCCTGGATAGGTCGTGGTGGAGGAGAGTCTTTTACGATTTCCTCTTTTACGGGACTCGAATCATCCAATCCGAGGTAACAATATCGGCAACCATAAATCCGAGCCTGTCGTTTGGCGCCGGGGCTCGCCGGTTCGAAAAGTACCGCATAAAGGTATTCGTGCTTTTCCAATAATCTCCCGCATACGGGACAAATTCTCGGTCTAGGAAGATTCGGATCCCAATTCCCGCCATAGACTTTTTTGGGATCCCCATATTCCGCGTTTCCATCTTTTTTTCGGAGAGAATCTTTCTTGTCCATGCGCTTGGTATCGACCGAATATAATGCATGAAAAAACAAGGCCGCAGCGCCTAGAGCCGCAACCAAGGTCAGAAAGGTAATCATTGCTTTAGATAATCCTTAATTTTGGCGGCCATCGAACCGGGCAATTTGATCCCCTTCTCCTCCAATCTTCCCGCATATTTGTGAAACGAATACGTATGTTGAGAGGAAACTATTATTCCGTCGAAGCACTCTTCCACTGATTTCGAAATGCTGGCCCAAAGAGGAAGTCGTTCCGAAATCATATTTTCGTATCTATGCAAAAGTTTGCGATTCACTCCTCTGCAAATCGATCGATAAAAACAGAATCGGATGATCAATGCGGAGGATTCGTTTCCGTCCGCGATATCTTTTTCGAGTTGATTGAGGTTGATGCAATCTACGATTTCCAATTTGTAAGCGTTGGAATTATGTTCGAACGTGACCAAATTCAAAAACATATGCTTAAATAAGGAGATCTTATAGCAATTTTCCAGGCCGCACTCGCCCATTTTACTATCTTCGCAACGAGTATACATTACGATATCCGTGTCGGAATCGACGGTCGCCTGACCGAAGTTAAGCGATCCAAGAATATCGAATGCGACTTCGTCTCCTCCGTAATTGATCAGTTTGGAGAATTTTTTGAAATCTTCGATTCGTTCCCTGGATATTTTAGTTTCATGCGACCTG encodes:
- a CDS encoding proline dehydrogenase family protein encodes the protein MNVKTDIMSEEIVSLNEKVIQKGITLFSTSDKFETPIFSSYSFFSKSLSVLDDRPNLKVQAFRFADVFPTLKTWKQISDHIRLYFIESPTELPSLFKFGLKALLSNPFSSFILSRITGKMILFFARFFIVGKNYGKAKKTIYERYKIGISNTIDILGEAVLSENEASEYSQKYLTLIKDISDDGKLRVLSSFLPNRKADGNVSVKCSALYSQLDPLAFDRSVAVLKDRLRPIFESAMSKNIFVNLDLEQYETKEIILTAALELFSETRFQDYRHFGLVIQAYLRSSLRDLNRVIEISKNRKYPLTVRLVKGAYWEYEIVQSRQKGWEPPVFLTKIETDINYEQCTELLLKSHPHIFPAFATHNIRSIAYALTLSDELKIPKEDYEIQMLYGMGDPYKKALIKLGIGVREYSPVGEVIPGMAYLVRRLLENSTNEGFLKNIYSKKTDRIKLLDIHKKANA
- a CDS encoding M15 family metallopeptidase; the encoded protein is MENMSSRILKFCLFFAVLSTLYLFAHYGFAESDADPYLGQSQISYLIGQYPSEKILTSYKNPGDTRVFLLRKETLNAYLRLIEAYKKDHPEERQIPFIVSAQRSFNDQKGIWEDKFTGKRKMREAVQGKSPNQIVSLILEFSSAPGTSRHHWGTDIDLNALENSYFEKGGRGEKLYSWMTKNAAKYGFCQPYSPKSERGNKGYNEEKWHWSYAKLANRFQKDWEEAYKKGTLNLSGKFQGSEVLGESPLEYVQAVNPNCQSIR
- a CDS encoding TIGR04452 family lipoprotein, which codes for MKRLVILFLPLALFTNCYVIDKIGLTIPEKVKGDEAKNRIVTSAVIGASVNPNSSSIIALVSYQLANVDESKYYNKADVDDCANRALLINLSSLKIGGFDCNLAADKIIIPYVY
- the recG gene encoding ATP-dependent DNA helicase RecG gives rise to the protein MKNSASEKKTVTVGLSSPVGILKGVGPRKQEVLETIGIKTLQDLLLWFPRKYLDRNLTENILLKQGESVTLILEIIDSYLAHGRKSRLVVSAKTKNNESVNLVFFKGIQYFRRILQSGLLIAATGKLEYFRGFQLIHPDYEVLSYGGNAELSGEDLPESIHTGRIIPLYSTTEALREEHLDSRGLRRLVFHALETLDGKIPEILPKEVVTKRNLLQRAIAFKEIHFPTEDGNLLKARTRFKYEELYYFNLLIEYKKSQRAKIPRVFWPLPESPTAKSLIPNLPFQLTKDQKESLTKIEEGTKTDRPAAFLLQGDVGSGKTLVALLTALRYTDNNIQVCMVAPTEILARQHYQTILNFLGNMPFLGIEILVGKEPKKARAEKLYRIKKGESSFIIGTHSVFQDDVEFKDLGLVVIDEQHKFGVEQREKLRAKGKNPDILAMTATPIPRTLCLTLYGDLELVTLRNRPAGRKPIKTHWFTNDRRSGVYNSIRKYVTQGRQCYIVYPLVEESEKSDLKSCIEGYETLRKEVFPEFSVGLLHGKLDAAEKDRVMKSFQQNTVQILVSTTVIEVGVDVPNASVMVIEHADRFGISQLHQLRGRVGRGSHESFCILLTESQTTEEAKYRIQALLDSDDGFVLSEADLKLRGPGELLGVRQSGLPDFRIADLREDREWIEVSREDAEKFGSIGDLEKYEISNRFTEGALLFSN